The region CGGTTGCGCGTGGATAAAAGCTCCTCGCGTGTCTTTAAGAAAAAGAGTGCATCGGCTGCGCTGTCAGCCTCCTTGCGTGCGAGCTCGAGTGGTTTGTGTTTCTCGGCGCGGATCGCATCCATCTGTGCTTTGAGGACATCCACATCCGCACGTTCGGCCGCTGTCGCTTCGGAGTCTGCTTTGAGTGCGTTAACCAGGTCGGCTGCTTCAGCAGTCTTGGCAGCGACTTTAGCCGCGATCGCATTATAAGATTCTTTGCGCTCATTGGCCTTGGCGCGGTTTGCTGCGCGAAGTTCGTCGTGCTTGGCCTGGATTGGAGCGATACGGTCCGCAACGGTAGCCTGCCACTGAGTGGCGAGCGCGTCCACGTTGGCCCGGAGCTCAGCGACGATCGGCTCTTTTTCAGCGATAGACGCCTGGACTTCTTCGAGTCGTGCGGAGCGGTCATCGCCCTCGGCTAGAAAGTCCGCAGATTTTATTTTTTCGCGCTCGGCGATGGTGTCGTTGATGACAGCTGAATCCCAGACTACTGAAGGTGTAGGGACTTCGCCGGACTTGGTTTTGTGATTGGGACCTACCCAGGACCACACACCAAAACAAAAAAGGATGAAAATGATGGGGAGCGCTATATACTTGGTGATCGCCGCAATTTGCTTGGGCGGTTCTTCACCGTAGAGCAGCCGAACGACGGGGTCGAAGACGGTAAATCCCGATACGTCGAGTGCTTTAAGAATTTTATACTTTAGCTGCATGGCTGTGGAGAGGCTGGAAATGATCGAAGGGTTGGAAAAAAGGGCCCAGCGGCGGGCAAAAGACCTGAACCGCCGCTGGGCTTAACCACCATGATTGTTTACTACTAAAAACTAGGCCCGGACTTAGTCCTTGTTGCCGATTGTGTGAGCATTGAGGTAACCGATGGGATCGCGTCCATCGTAGGCGATACCGTCAATGAAGTCGCTCGGAGGTGTCGCAGGCTTGTAGCCCGCAAACTCTGCCTCAGGATCAAAGGCGGGGATCTCATCTTCTGTGATGTGACCTTCCTCAATCAGGAGCTTAGCCGCTTCCATATAGATGTCGGGGCGGTAGATCTCCTTCGCTGTGTCGTGATACCAATCTGCTGACTTGGGCTCAGTGATTTGTCCCCAACGGCGCATTTGAGTGAGGAACCAAATTCCATCGCTGTACCATGGGAAGGTAGAGTGGTATTTGAAGAAGACGTTGAAGTCAGGCATCTCACGCTTGTCAGTCTTCTGGAAGAAGAAGTAACCAGTCATTGAGTTCTTAATGACGTCGAAGTCTGCTCCCACGTAGTTAGGCTGAGAGAGGATACGTACGGCTTCTTCACGGTTGAGGAAGCTGCCATCAGCATCAGTCGCATCGAGCCACTTGCCGGCACGGATCAAAGCCTTGATGACTGCTAGGTGCGTGTTTGGGTTTTCGTCAGCCCACTTTTTAGTCACGCCAAATACCTTTTCTGGGTTATTCTTCCAGATGTCGTAGTTGGTGGTGACAGGAACACCGATTCCCTTGGCCACAGCTTGTTGGTTCCATGGCTCACCGACGCAGTATCCAGAGATATTTCCAGACTCGAGTGTGGCAGGCATTTGAGGGGGAGGTGTCACAGAGAGCTCAACTTGAGCATCGGTGAATCCCTTCTTATCCTCAGCAGTGTAGAAGCCGGGGTTGATGCCTGAAGCTGCAAGCCAGTATCGGATCTCGTAGTTGTGAGTCGATACGGGGAAAACCATCCCCATCTTGAGCTTCTCGCCGAGGTCGAGCTTTTCTTCTACGATTGGCACCAGAGAGTCAGCTGAGATCGGGTGCTCGGGTGTGTCTGTATCGAGCGCTGGATCGTTGGCCTGCATTTGCTCCCAGATCGCATTAGACACAGTGATACCGTTACCATTGAGGTCGAGCGTGTAGGCCGTGATAATGTGTGCCTGGGTGCCGAAGCCGATGGTCGCACCGATCGGTTGTCCTGAGAGCATGTGCGCTCCGTCAAGCTCACCAGTGATGACATTGTCCAGCAGCTGTTTCCAGTTGGGCTGAGCAATGACTTCTACTTGGAGGCCTTCCTCCTCGAA is a window of Opitutales bacterium DNA encoding:
- a CDS encoding ABC transporter substrate-binding protein, whose amino-acid sequence is MNALIRKLTAICVASVASLHAELLDLEKDELKFGFIKLTDCAPIVIAKEKGFFEEEGLQVEVIAQPNWKQLLDNVITGELDGAHMLSGQPIGATIGFGTQAHIITAYTLDLNGNGITVSNAIWEQMQANDPALDTDTPEHPISADSLVPIVEEKLDLGEKLKMGMVFPVSTHNYEIRYWLAASGINPGFYTAEDKKGFTDAQVELSVTPPPQMPATLESGNISGYCVGEPWNQQAVAKGIGVPVTTNYDIWKNNPEKVFGVTKKWADENPNTHLAVIKALIRAGKWLDATDADGSFLNREEAVRILSQPNYVGADFDVIKNSMTGYFFFQKTDKREMPDFNVFFKYHSTFPWYSDGIWFLTQMRRWGQITEPKSADWYHDTAKEIYRPDIYMEAAKLLIEEGHITEDEIPAFDPEAEFAGYKPATPPSDFIDGIAYDGRDPIGYLNAHTIGNKD